A region of the Vibrio rumoiensis genome:
AGGTTAGAATACCTCTTAACATGTTTAACTCTTGAACTTCAGGACGAGCGCGGCTAAATAAGCGGCGTAATTTATTCATCACTAAATTCGGTTTATCTTTAGAGATAAACTGGGTCTTCAAGATGGTATTTTCAAGGTGTTGATAAAATAATTCTAATTCTTTGTGCCTTGGGTATTCTTCTTCGACAGGCTCTGGATATTGACCGGCCTGTTTGTTCAACCAAGCCATTCGGATTTCATAACTTAACGTTTGTACCGCCATCGCTAGATTAAGCGAGCTATATTCAGGGTTTGCAGGAATGCAGACGTGATAATGACACTTTTGCAGCTCTTCGTTCGTTAGCCCGGTTCTTTCACGACCAAACACTAAAGCGACTTTGCCTTTTTCCGCTTCTTGAATAAATTTTTCACCACACTCTCGAGGCTCAAGCATTGGCCATTCAAGTGTACGAGAACGCGCACTTGAGCCTACAACTAATGCACAGTCCGAAACCGCTTCATCTAAAGTTTCTACAATGAGTGCGTTTTCGGCCACATCTCCGGCACCTGAGGCCAAAGAAAGAGTTTGCTCATCAACTCGACATTGCGGTGAAACTAAAACTAACTCAGTTAGCCCCATCACCTTCATCGCTCTCGCCGCTGAACCTATATTCCCAGAATGTGAGGTACCAACTAAAATTACTTTTACATTGTCTAGCATTGCAGTCTTCGTCATAGTGAAAAATTGCGTTCATAATATCATACTCCTAGTTAAATAAATGCCACCTTAATAGAGACTCATTACGACTGAACAAAAAATAGACGCTTTCTATTTAAATAAACTCTGGTATACTGCACGCCGCTTTTTCGTTCTTTAACATCCGTTGGGAAAATTATATGCATCCTATGCTAAATATCGCTATTCGTGCTGCACGAATGGCTGGCAACCATATTGCAAAATCATTAGAAAATACTGACAAGATTGAATCTACTCAAAAAGGTCAGAACGACTTTGTCACAAATGTCGACAGAGAAGCAGAACAACTGATTATCGATACCATTAAGAAGTCTTACCCTGATCACTGCATCGTTGGTGAAGAAGGTGGTTCTATTCAAGGTAAAGATACTGATGTTCAATGGATCATTGACCCACTGGATGGCACGAATAACTTTGTAAAAGGTTTCCCTCACTTTTCAGTTTCAATTGCTGTGCGTATGCGCGGTAAAACAGAAGTTGCTTGTGTTTACGATCCAATTCGTAATGAGCTATTTACCGCTCAACGTGGTTCTGGCGCACAATTAAACAATGCTCGTCTACGTATTAACCCAATTAAAGATTTAAATGGTGCCATTCTTGCGACTGGTTTCCCATTTAAACAAAAGCAACACGCTGAAAGCTTCGTAAAAATCGTGGGCGGTCTATTCACTGAATGTTCTGATTTCCGTCGTACAGGCTCTGCAGCGCTTGATTTATGCTACTTAGCATCAGGCCGTGTTGATGGTTTCTTTGAACTTGGTTTGAAACCTTGGGATATTGCTGCAGGTGAGCTTATTGCTCGTGAAGCTGGTGCTATCTTGACTGACTTCTCTGGAAACACAAACTACCTTACTTCTGGAAACTTAGTGGCTTCAAGTGCACGTGGTGTGAAGAGCATTTTAAAACACGTTCGTGAACATGCTAACGAAGGTATGTTGAAGTAATTCAGCCTTTCATCGAATAAAAAACGCCCGTTGAGTCTCAGCGGGCGTTTTTGTATCTGCGTTTCTCGTTTCTCGTTTCTCGTTTCTCGTTTCTCGTTTCTCGTTTCTCGTTTCTCGTTTCTCGTTTCTCGTTTCTCGTTTCTCGTTTCTCGAGCTAATAAAAAAGGCTTTGAGTCAAAAACTCAAAGCCTTTTTTTGATCGGGTACCAGATTAAGGAATCATAGACTCTTGGTCTGCACCTTCTTTCTCAACTTGTGTTGGCATCAAGTGCTCACGGGTTAAGCCTAGTTTCAATGCTAAGGCTGAAGCCACGTAAATTGACGAGTAAGTACCTACGGTAATACCAAGCAATAATGCTAATGCAAAACCGTGGATATTTGCACCACCTTGAGTGAACAAAGCAATAACTACAAACAAAGTCGTACCCGAAGTAATCAAAGTACGGCTCAATGTTTGTGTGATTGAATGGTTCATGATATCGCCAGGTAGACCATTACGCATTTTACGGAAGTTTTCACGAATACGGTCAAATACTACGATAGTATCATTGAGTGAATAACCCACTACCGTCAACAATGCTGCGACGATAGTTAAATCAATTTCAATTTGTAGCAGTGAGAATATACCGAGTGTAATGGTCACATCGTGTGCTAGTGCAAGTACCGCACCAGCAGACAAGCGCCACTCAAAACGTATCGATACATACATTAAGATACAAAGAAGCGAGATAAGAATCGCTAAACCACCCGCTTCGGCTAACTCATCGCCAACGTTAGGTCCAACGAACTCAATACGTTTAAGTGTAACCTGATCACCCGTACCTTGCTTTAATGACTCAAGTACTTGGTTACCAATCACTTCACCTTTTGCATCTTCGCGTGGGCGCATACGTACCATCACGTCACGAGCAGAACCAAAATTTTGTACTGTAGCATCGGCAAAGCCATCTTTAGCAAGAGCTTCACGCAATACAGGTAAGTTTGCCGGGTGCTCAAATGAGACCTCAATTAAAGTACCACCGGTAAAATCGAGTCCCCAGTTAAACCATTTGGTTGAAATAGTAAACAAAGATGCAGCGATCATTAAGCCAGAGAACACAAAGGCAAACTTAGACCAACGCATAAAGTCGATCGCTTTGTTAGCTTTCAATATTTGAAACATGACTCTTCCTTAGATCGACAATTTCTTGATATTACGCTTACCGCCATACATCAGGTTAACCACACAGCGTGTGCCGATAATAGCCGTAAACATAGACGTTAAAATACCGATAGACAGAGTAACGGCAAAGCCTTTAATCGCACCTGTACCCACAGCAAATAGAATAATTGCCGTGATAAGCGTGGTAATGTTTGCATCTGCAATGGTACTGAAGGCATTGGCATAACCTTGGTGAATCGCTTGTTGAGGACTACGTCCTTCTTTCAACTCTTCACGTATCCGCTCAAAGATAAGTACGTTAGCATCCACCGCCATACCGACCGTTAATACGATACCGGCAATACCCGGCAAGGTCATCGTCGCCCCTGGAATCAACGACATCACACCAATAATCAATACTAGGTTGGCCATTAATGCCATATTGGCAATCAAACCAAAACGACGGTAATAAATCAGAGTAAATAGCATTACCGCTACCATACCCCAAATACAAGCTTGAATACCTTTATCAATGTTTTGTTGCCCCATTGATGGACCAATGGTGCGCTCTTCTACAATTGAAATCGGCGCAATCAAAGCACCTGCACGTAGCAACAGTGCCAAGTTGTGTGCTTCTGCCGCTGAATCAATACCAGTAATACGGAAACTACGGCCTAACGCTGATTGAATGGTTGCTTGGTTAATCACTTCTTCGTGTTTAGCCAGAACCACATTTCCTTTCTCATTACGTTTGCCGCTGTCTTTGTATTCGGTAAAGACGGTCGCCATTAATTTACCAATGTTTTTTCTAGAGAAATCAGCCATTTTATTGCCGCCTTCACTATCAAGAGAAATATTGACTTGAGGGCGACCATATTCATCCGTACTAGAGCTTGCATCAGTAATGCTTGAACCACCAAGGATCACGCGCTTTTTAAGCACGGCTGGGCGGCCATCTTTATCAAACTTAACTTCGCTACCCGGTGGTACACGCCCTGCTGCCGCTGCTGCCAAATCGGCTTTATCATCGACTTCACGGAATTCAAGTGTTGCGGTCGCACCAAGAATTTCTTTTGCACGAGCGGTATCTTGAACACCAGGTAATTCAACTACAATGCGGCTAGCACCTTGGCGTTGAACAAGTGGCTCAGCAACCCCTAATTCATTAACACGGTTACGTAAAATAGTAATGTTCTGCTCAACAGCATAATTACGAATTTCAAGTAAGCGTGCTTCGTTAAACTTAGCAACTAACGTATTGTTTTTGCCTTCTGTAAACACCATATCGCGGTGCTTATCTGAAAGAATCGTTTTAGCTTGTTCAAGCTGTTCTTCATTACGTAAAACAACTTCAACCGCTTCTTTACCAGAAGGACGAATAGCACGGTAGCGAATACGCTCATCACGAAGATCACTACGGAAAGATTCTTCTTGTTGACCAATTAATTTTTCCATCGCAGCATCCATATCCACTTCCATTAAGAAGTGAACACCACCACGCAAATCAAGGCCAAGCTTCATAGGTGTAGCACCGATAGAGTCAAGCCAACTCGGTGTCGCAGGAGCAAGGTTTAACGCAACGATGTAATCTTTACCAATCGATTGGTTAATTAAGTCGCGAGCACTGATTTGAGTATCAGTATCTTTAAAACGAATGAGAACTGAACCGTTTTCTAATGCAACAGATTTGGTTTCAAGATCTTTTTCTTTTAATACGGTATTTATAGAATCCAGTGTAGACATGTCAACTGAGGCGCCTCGCGCCCCAGTGACTTGTACCGCAGGATCTTCACCGTAAATATTTGGAAGGGCATAAAGTGCACTGATTAAGATGACTGTAGCCACCATCAGATACTTCCACAACGGGTAACGGTTTAGCACAGCGGATATCCTTTAGCTTTTATAGCTAACTAACTATAATTAAAGAGATTTAAGCGTACCTTTAGGTAACACAGCCGTAACGAAATCTTTTTTGATTGTTACTTCATTATTTTCATTTAAAGCTAATAGGATGTAGTCATTATCGTCTGAAATTTTAACGATTTTACCTACAAGACCACCGCCCGTTAACACTTCATCACCTTTTGACATGGCTGCCATTAAATTTTTGTGCTCTTTTACTCGTTTCGCTTGAGGGCGATAAATCATGAAGTAAAAAATAACCGCAAACATACCAAGCATGATGAACATTTCCATGCCACCGCCAGCAGGGCCTGAACTTGCAGCGTGTGCTTCTGAAATAAATAAGCTCATTAAAACATTTCCTTTTTTCTGATTTTGATAATTTGATTATAAATTGGGGTGCTCTCTACTTTTTTCAAGGCAAAGAGCAGCTTAACCCATTAAAAATACGATGTTATTGTGATGAATCACTCATTCGTAGTTCTTTTTGTAGTGGTGGTACTTCTCGATCACGACGTGCATAAAACTCTTGCACGAATTCATCGAAACGATCTTCATCAATGGCTAAGCGAATACTTGCCATTAAACGTTGATAATAACGAAGATTATGGATGGTGTTTAAACGCGCACCTAAAATCTCATTACAACGATCAAGATGATGTAAGTATGATTTCGAGTAATTCTTACAAGTGTAACAATCACAATGTGGATCTAAAGCTGATGTATCGGTTTTATGTGACGCATTACGAATCTTAACTACGCCACCTGTGACAAACAGATGCCCGTTACGCGCATTTCGAGTTGGCATTACACAGTCGAACATATCAATCCCACGACGTACACCTTCAACTAAATCTTCCGGTTTGCCAACCCCCATTAAGTAACGAGGTTTGTCTTCCGGTAGTTGTGGGCAGGTATGTTCTAACATATGGTGCATGTCTTCTTTAGGCTCACCAACCGCTAATCCGCCGACAGCATAACCATCAAAGCCAATTTCAGTTAGCCCTTTAACCGAAACATCACGTAAATCACCGTATACACCACCTTGAACAATACCGAATAACGCATTTGGGTTTTCTAACTTACCGAAATGATCACGGCTACGTTGAGCCCAACGCAACGACATTTCCATCGATTTTCTTGCTTCTTCATGTGTCGCTGGGTATGGGGTACATTCGTCAAAAATCATCACGATGTCAGACCCGAGATCTTTTTGAATTTCCATCGACTTTTCAGCGTCCATAAAAATTCGATCGCCATTCACAGGATTACGAAAGTGCACACCTTCTTCGGTGATCTTACGCATTTTACCTAAGCTAAAAACTTGAAAACCGCCTGAGTCAGTTAAAATAGGGCCTTGCCAGTTCATAAAATCATGCAAGTCACCGTGCAATTTCATGACTTCTTGACCAGGACGAAGCCATAAGTGGAAAGTATTACCAAGCAAAATTTCTGCGCCAGTCTCTTTCACTTCTTCTGGTGTCATCCCCTTTACGGTACCGTAAGTGCCTACAGGCATGAATGCAGGCGTTTCAACAGACCCACGCTTAAAGGTTAAACGTCCCCGGCGAGCAACGCCGTCTTTTTTAATTAGTTCGTATTTCACGAAGCCTCCAAAATGTCGGATAAACAGTCCAACGAAAACCAAGTCTCGATAAAGTGAGTCTTGTTTATTGAGTAACGAAATTCGAAATCACGAATTACGCTTAGTAACAAACATCGCATCACCATAACTGAAGAAGCGATATTCTTTATTTACTGCATGTTGATAAGCGTTCATCACATGCTCATAACCAGCAAAAGCACTCACCAACATGATGAGTGTCGATTCTGGTAAATGGAAATTGGTGATCAATACATCCACTAATTGATATTGATAACCTGGGTAGATAAAGATTTCAGTATCACCAAAAAATGGAACGAGATCAGTGCCCTTTTGTTTAGCATCTTGAGCCGCACTTTCAAGTGAACGAACCGATGTAGTACCCACCGCAACAATTCTACCGCCACGTGCTTTGGTAGCGGCAATCGCATCCACCACTTCTTGTGGTACTTCGACATATTCAGAGTGCATGTGATGGTCATTAATGTTATCAACACGAACTGGTTGAAAAGTCCCGGCCCCAACATGGAGAGTCACGTAAGCAAACTCGACACCTTTGGCTTTAATTCTATCTAAAAGTTCATTATCAAAATGCAACCCCGCAGTTGGCGCAGCAACCGCCCCTGGTTTCTGGTTGTAGACAGTTTGATAGCGCTCTTTATCGGCATCTTCATCAGGACGATCAATGTAAGGAGGAAGAGGCATGTGGCCAATTTCATTCAGAATATCAAATACCCCTTTTTCATTATCAAAATGAATTTCAAATAAGGCGTCATGACGTGCGACCATCTTGGCTTGATATTCATCATTATCGCCTAAAAAGAGTACATTGCCTGGTTTTGGTGATTTAGAAGCTCGTACATGAGCAAGAATAGAATGCTCATCTAAAACTCGCTCAACTAACACTTCAATTTTACCGCCAGATTCCTTACGACCGAAAACGCGCGCCGGGATCACTCGGGTGTTATTAAAAACGACTAAATCGCCCGGTTGAACTAAATCCAGTACATCCGTAAATTTCCCATCATGTAACTCACCACTACTGCCATCTAACTGTAATAGTCGGCTTGCGGTACGCTGTGGTTGAGGGTAACGAGCTATCAGCTCATCAGGAAGTTCGAAGTCAAAATCAGATACTTGCATGAAGGGTCACTTTTTTAAGGCTAAACAATTATTCAATTTGGATATTAGCGGTCTATAAATCAGGCGCTAGTATATACCCAAGTGAGTTCAAGATGCGAGTTTCAACAAGAATAAAACAAGCTTTAAGTAAGGCAAATTGAATAGGATTAAAGTGATTCTATCTCTGTTCAATTTAACGCCGCAGAAAGCTTGTTTTAACTTGCCCTTGGAGAACTTAATCCAAACCTTTATGCCACATCAGATTGGTTTGAAATGTGCTTATTCCTTCACCAACATTCCTTATCTAAAGGTTTGAATGATTGATCTGAATTCTGAATCTTGAAGCCATTTGGGGATAGGCGGTGAAACGGCTTGGATCAAAGTAAGCCTTCGACAACATCGGCTAATGTTTCAAAGGTCGCGATACGATTCGAGCTCGGGCGCCAAATTAAGCCAATTTTACGGTAAGCACTTTTACCTGGGGGCTCAATTACAACAATGTTTTGGTTATCAACTAAACCATGATCTATCGCCATTTGAGGAATAAAAGTGGTACCCAACCCATTGGCGACCATTTGTACTAAAGTATGCAAACTGGTGGCGGAAAATGGGTTAATTTTTTCCTTCTTAGTTAACTTACATGCCGATACCGCGTGTTCAGTTAAACAATGCTCATTTTCCAGTAAGAATACCGATTCATCGGGTAAATCATCGTAACGGATAGGAATGCGAATTGCGCCAGCTTGTTCACGGCTAATGATCATCCTAAACGGATCTTGCCCCACAATACGGCATTCCATTCCATCAATCTCAACAGGCATGGCAAGAATCAACACATCTAGATCACCATTACGTAACGCTTTTAATAAGTTACTGGTGGTATCTTCCCGCAGTAATAAGGTCAATTGTGGAAAGCGCAGGTTAATCTCTTGCACTAAATCACCCAGTAAAAATGGTGCAATTGTCGGTATACAACCAACACGTAGTTGACCGTGCATCGTATTCCCTTGGCACAACGACCCTAGCTCCAATAAATCTTGGCTTTTGGCTAGCAGTTCACGACCTTGCTTGATCACTTGTTTACCTGCAAGCGTAAACACTAATGGCCCTTTTTTATCTTTTTTCTCATACAGTGGGCACCCAACTAACGCTTCAAGATTCTGAATGCCTTTACTTAGTGTTGATTGGCTAACAAAACAACGTTCGGCTGCCTCACTAAAGTGACGGGTTTCATAAAGCGTCACTAAATAATGTAACTGTTTTAAACTTGGCCATTTATACCCAATCAACTTGAAGTTGCAGGTTTCAATACTTGAAAGTTATCATTAATTCGAGACATTAGTGAACTTGCAACTTCAGGTAAAGTCACATCAAAAAATGTATCGATGGCACCCTTAAAGGATGCCTTTGTGGGGAAATATACATTGTTTCTTGCATGTTCATGCATCACCTTCCACAGTCGCTCAATTGGGTTTAAATTGGGGCTGTAAGGAGGCAAATAATGAAGCTCAATATTCAGCATGGTTGCAAAGTCTTTGACTAACTGGCTACGGTGATAGCCTGCACCATCTAAAACAATGTGTACTTTTTGTTCTAATGGGTAATGTTCTTTCTTAAGTTTCCAAAGGAAACGAGCAATATTCTCACTGTTTACCGTGTCGTAATTTTCAACAACCGTGGCTGAAATATTATTTAAGTTTAAAGCACCAATGTAATTTAACCGAGTACGGCTACCCGTGGTTTCAATCACTTTATCTTCACCTTTACGGATCCAGCCGTAAGTGATTTTGGTCGCTTGGCTTGGATGCACAGCATCCATAAATAAGATAGGCTCGCCGCGTTGTTTCAGTTCACGATAATATTCAATGAAAGCGTGTTGAGCTTCAGGGTTAAACTTATGAGGAACACCTTTAGGTTGTTTGTAAGAAAAACCATTGTGATGTAGCCATTTGTTCATACCAGCAACCGTATAGGTGACCTGAAATTCAGACTGAACGTAATCAACAATTTGATGAGTATGAAAGTAAGTATTCTCAGCGAGGTGCTCAATAAGCGCCATTGTTTCCGCTGCATTGAGCTTACTCTGAGAACCGCCATTTTCTGGTGTGAGTTTTTCAGATTTCAAGTAATCATTGATATGACGAGTAACGGTAGTTTCATGAATTCGCAAAGCTTGCGAAATCATAGAATTTGACCAACCTTCAGACGCAAGCAAGACCGCTTTAATGCGGTCGCGCACTCGACCATCACGCGCAGAGTCATGCATTCGTTCGAGCTGTTTCTTCTTCTGGTTGGATAATTCTATTTTCATGTTTGTTAGCATGATCCTGTTAAAAGATAAAATCAAGCATCTTCAATGATCACGGGTATAGTCATATTAAATTTCGATAAAGTTGTGGGGAAATCATGTTGTGATCACAAATTAGAGATAATCGCTTTTTTCGATAAAGTTAATCGGTTTATTTCGCTTTTTTTCATACTACAACTTGTACTATAGTTTGTCTTGTTGAAACAAAACTCAGACACAGAAGTTTGAGTGTTGATTTTTATATCAAAGAAAAATTTAGGAGCAATAAAATGGTACTAGTAGGTCGTCAAGCCCCAGATTTCACAGCAGCAGCAGTTCTAGGTAACGGTGAAATTGTTGATTCATTCAACTTTGCAGAGTTCACTAAAGGCAAGAAAGCCGTTGTTTTCTTCTACCCTCTAGACTTCACATTCGTTTGCCCATCAGAGCTAATCGCTTTTGACAAGCGTTTCGAAGACTTCCAAGCGAAAGGCGTTGAAGTAATCGGTGTTTCTATCGATTCACAATTCTCACACAACGCATGGCGTAACACTGCTATCGCAGACGGCGGTATCGGTCACGTTCAATACCCTCTAGTTGCTGACGTTAAACACGAAATCGTTAAAGCATACGATGTTGAGCACCCAGAAGCAGGCGTTGCTTTCCGTGGTTCTTTCCTAATCGACGAAGACGGTCTTGTACGTCACCAAGTCGTTAACGATCTTCCTCTAGGTCGTAACATTGATGAAATGCTACGTATGGTTGACGCACTAAACTTCCACCAAAAACACGGTGAAGTTTGCCCAGCACAGTGGGAAGAAGGTAAAGCTGGTATGGACGCATCTCCAAAAGGTGTTGCTTCATTCCTATCTGAGCACTCAGATGACCTAGGCAAAAAATAATTTAGCCTAAACCGTTTTTATTGAGCCCCGCCATTGTGCGGGGCTTTTTTATGATTAACACTTCAACAGTATTTCAAATGTGTTCTACAATGCCCTATTGCCTGTTATCCGAGACCTATCATGATCATTGAATTAGAAGTTTGTATTGATAATTTAGAATCCCTACACCTTGCCATTGAAGGCGGCGCAACTCGTATTGAACTATGCTCATCACTTGCGTTAGGTGGCTTAACCCCTAGCTATGGTTTTATGAAAAAAGCGGCTCAGCACTCCACGGTTCCGGTTTATGCCATGATAAGAGCCCGACAAGGTGACTTTCTATATAGTGAACACGATGTTGAGTCTATGATAGAAGATGTACTGTGTGCCAAACAAGCAGGATTACAAGGTATTGTAATTGGCGCACTTACCGCAGAAGGTGATATTGATAAAGCGATTTGTCAGCGTCTTATCAAAGCGGCTTCAGGTATGGGCGTTACTTTTCATAGAGCTATTGATCAATGCCGAGATCCTAAGCAAGCATTAGAAGATATCGCGGAGCTAGGTTGTGAGCGTATATTAACGTCAGGGCTGGCAAGCACCGCAGAACAAGGCGTTAACGTTATCGCGGAAATGGTTGAACAAGCTCAAGGGCGATTTTCGATCATGGCGGGCGCCGGTGTCAACATGGATAATGCGGCACAAATAATCAAGCAAACAGGCATTCTCGAGATTCACCTTTCAGGAAAAACCACTCGACCTAGTCACATGAAACTGCACGCTGATAGAGCAAAAATGGGGGCCGATTCAGTCGACGACTTTGCCATTCCGGTAACCAGTAAACAAACCATTGAAGCGGTGAAGCAAGCGATCACTTGTATTTAAAAAATTGGTATTTCAGACTAACATTCCAATCTAATAAAAATGGCGACCTCAATTGGTCGCCATTTTAGTGGTAAAGAGTGTCCTATTCTTTAACTAGAGAGTCTAGGTAATCTTTATCATGACGAACATCTTTACCTTGTACGAAATAAATAATGTATTCACAAATGTTTTGGCAGCGGTCGCCAACTCTTTCTATCGATTGAGCGCAAGCAACAATCTGCATTACTTTTGGAATTGAGTCGGGGTCTTGCATCATAAAGTTCATCATCAGCTTTTGGACTTTTTTGTGCTCCGCATCCAACTTATCATCCATACGATACACTTTAGCCGCGCCCTGAACATCCATACGAGCAAAAGCATCGAGCACTTGGTGCAGCATATTCACCGCCATTCTCCCAAAAGCTTCGACTGCAACAATCAAGGTTTCTTGTTTTGGGGCAAACGCTTCTTGTGCAACATAACTCAACTTAGTCGCCACATCGCCAATGCGTTCCAGATCAGAAATGGTTTTAATGATCGCCATCACCAAACGTAAATCTTTCGCGGTAGGCTGCCTTTTGGCAATGATGCGAGTACAAGCTTCATCAATCGCCACTTCCATTTGATTCACTTTCTCATCATTACGCTTTACCTTAGAGGCTAATTGAGAATCGTGTTTATACAGCGCGTGTAATGCGAGAGAAAGCTGCTCTTCAACTAAACCGCCCATCGCCAATACATGAGTACGAATAGACTCAAGTTCAACATTAAACTGCCCTGAAATATGACGACCAAATTGCATGCTATTTTAAGTCCTTATTCATCCGTCACTTAACCGTATCGGCCAGTTATATAATCTTCGGTTTTCTTCATTTTTGGCGAAGTGAAAATTGAATCGGTATCGCTATATTCCACCAGCTGGCCCATATGTACAAAAGCGGTGTGATCACTCACTCTGGCCGCTTGCTGCATATTATGCGTCACAATCACCACGGTATATTTGTTTTTTAATTCAGAGATCAACTCTTCAATCGTCAACGTCGAAATAGGATCCAACGCTGATGTAGGTTCATCTAATAATAATACTTCTGGTTCTATCGCTATTGCGCGAGCAATCACTAAGCGTTGTTGTTGACCACCAGATAATCCAAAAGCATTTTCATGTAGGCGATCTTTGACTTCTTTCCATAATGCCGCCGCACGTAATGAACGTTCAACAGCATCATCTAAAGAACGAGAGTCTTTGATACCCTGTAAACGTAATCCATAAACCACATTTTCATAAATCGATTTAGGAAAAGGGTTAGGACGCTGAAACACCATTCCTACCCGCCGACGTAAGCTCGCAACATCGACATTAGGATGATAGATATTATTGCCATTGAGATGCACGCCACCTTCAACCCGACAACCATCAACCAAATCATTCATACGGTTAATGCAACGCAACAAGGTCGATTTACCACAACCAGAAGGCCCAATAAAAGCGGTCACTTGACCTTTAGGGATCCGCATAGTGATGTCTTTCAAGGCTTGATTTTTGTGGTAGAACAAATTCAGATCTTCAATAGAAATCGACGTTTGCTTTTCCGTCAAATTATGAACATCTAAAGGTGCTGCGTATCCAAGAGCCGAATGAATCGAAAACATATTAATCGTTTCCTAATATTTTAAACTTTTCACGTAAGTTATTACGGATCATGATAGCGGTAATATTGAGCCCGACAACAACGGTTATCAATAAAAATGACGTCGCGAATACTAAAGGTCTCGCCGCTTCAATATTCGGCGTTTGAAAACCAACATCATAAATATGGAAGCCTAAATGCATAAACTTCCTTTCTAAATGAAGGTAAGGGAAATCACCATCAACCGGTAAATTTGAAGCCAATTTCACGACGCCTACCAACATTAAAGGTGCGACTTCTCCTGCCGCCCTAGCAACCGCTAAAATTAATCCGGTCATTATCGCAGGACTCACCATAGGTAAAACAATCCGCCATAACGTTTCAAACTTGGTTGCCCCTAACGCATAAGAACCATGTCGAGCCGAATTCGGTACCCGAGCTAATCCTTCTTCGGTTGCAACAATGACGACTGGCAATGTTAATATCGCTAGCGTCATCGCAGACCAAAGCAACCCTGGAGTACCAAAAGTGGGCGTAGGCAAGGAATCAGAATAAAAAAGCTCATCAATGGAGTTACCAAGCGTATAAACAAAGAAGCCCAGACCAAATACGCCATAAACAATTGAAGGAACCCCTGCAAGGTTAACAACCGAAATTCGAAT
Encoded here:
- the queA gene encoding tRNA preQ1(34) S-adenosylmethionine ribosyltransferase-isomerase QueA — its product is MQVSDFDFELPDELIARYPQPQRTASRLLQLDGSSGELHDGKFTDVLDLVQPGDLVVFNNTRVIPARVFGRKESGGKIEVLVERVLDEHSILAHVRASKSPKPGNVLFLGDNDEYQAKMVARHDALFEIHFDNEKGVFDILNEIGHMPLPPYIDRPDEDADKERYQTVYNQKPGAVAAPTAGLHFDNELLDRIKAKGVEFAYVTLHVGAGTFQPVRVDNINDHHMHSEYVEVPQEVVDAIAATKARGGRIVAVGTTSVRSLESAAQDAKQKGTDLVPFFGDTEIFIYPGYQYQLVDVLITNFHLPESTLIMLVSAFAGYEHVMNAYQHAVNKEYRFFSYGDAMFVTKRNS
- a CDS encoding hydrogen peroxide-inducible genes activator codes for the protein MGYKWPSLKQLHYLVTLYETRHFSEAAERCFVSQSTLSKGIQNLEALVGCPLYEKKDKKGPLVFTLAGKQVIKQGRELLAKSQDLLELGSLCQGNTMHGQLRVGCIPTIAPFLLGDLVQEINLRFPQLTLLLREDTTSNLLKALRNGDLDVLILAMPVEIDGMECRIVGQDPFRMIISREQAGAIRIPIRYDDLPDESVFLLENEHCLTEHAVSACKLTKKEKINPFSATSLHTLVQMVANGLGTTFIPQMAIDHGLVDNQNIVVIEPPGKSAYRKIGLIWRPSSNRIATFETLADVVEGLL
- a CDS encoding IS630 family transposase, which gives rise to MKIELSNQKKKQLERMHDSARDGRVRDRIKAVLLASEGWSNSMISQALRIHETTVTRHINDYLKSEKLTPENGGSQSKLNAAETMALIEHLAENTYFHTHQIVDYVQSEFQVTYTVAGMNKWLHHNGFSYKQPKGVPHKFNPEAQHAFIEYYRELKQRGEPILFMDAVHPSQATKITYGWIRKGEDKVIETTGSRTRLNYIGALNLNNISATVVENYDTVNSENIARFLWKLKKEHYPLEQKVHIVLDGAGYHRSQLVKDFATMLNIELHYLPPYSPNLNPIERLWKVMHEHARNNVYFPTKASFKGAIDTFFDVTLPEVASSLMSRINDNFQVLKPATSS
- a CDS encoding peroxiredoxin C, coding for MVLVGRQAPDFTAAAVLGNGEIVDSFNFAEFTKGKKAVVFFYPLDFTFVCPSELIAFDKRFEDFQAKGVEVIGVSIDSQFSHNAWRNTAIADGGIGHVQYPLVADVKHEIVKAYDVEHPEAGVAFRGSFLIDEDGLVRHQVVNDLPLGRNIDEMLRMVDALNFHQKHGEVCPAQWEEGKAGMDASPKGVASFLSEHSDDLGKK
- a CDS encoding copper homeostasis protein CutC, which encodes MIIELEVCIDNLESLHLAIEGGATRIELCSSLALGGLTPSYGFMKKAAQHSTVPVYAMIRARQGDFLYSEHDVESMIEDVLCAKQAGLQGIVIGALTAEGDIDKAICQRLIKAASGMGVTFHRAIDQCRDPKQALEDIAELGCERILTSGLASTAEQGVNVIAEMVEQAQGRFSIMAGAGVNMDNAAQIIKQTGILEIHLSGKTTRPSHMKLHADRAKMGADSVDDFAIPVTSKQTIEAVKQAITCI
- the phoU gene encoding phosphate signaling complex protein PhoU, which codes for MQFGRHISGQFNVELESIRTHVLAMGGLVEEQLSLALHALYKHDSQLASKVKRNDEKVNQMEVAIDEACTRIIAKRQPTAKDLRLVMAIIKTISDLERIGDVATKLSYVAQEAFAPKQETLIVAVEAFGRMAVNMLHQVLDAFARMDVQGAAKVYRMDDKLDAEHKKVQKLMMNFMMQDPDSIPKVMQIVACAQSIERVGDRCQNICEYIIYFVQGKDVRHDKDYLDSLVKE
- the pstB gene encoding phosphate ABC transporter ATP-binding protein PstB is translated as MFSIHSALGYAAPLDVHNLTEKQTSISIEDLNLFYHKNQALKDITMRIPKGQVTAFIGPSGCGKSTLLRCINRMNDLVDGCRVEGGVHLNGNNIYHPNVDVASLRRRVGMVFQRPNPFPKSIYENVVYGLRLQGIKDSRSLDDAVERSLRAAALWKEVKDRLHENAFGLSGGQQQRLVIARAIAIEPEVLLLDEPTSALDPISTLTIEELISELKNKYTVVIVTHNMQQAARVSDHTAFVHMGQLVEYSDTDSIFTSPKMKKTEDYITGRYG